The Ictalurus furcatus strain D&B chromosome 5, Billie_1.0, whole genome shotgun sequence genome includes a region encoding these proteins:
- the slc5a9 gene encoding sodium/glucose cotransporter 4 isoform X2: MPEYLRKRFGGQRIRIYMSVLSLILYIFTKISTDIFSGALFIQVSLGWDLYLSTVVLLAVTALYTIAGGLTAVIYTDALQTVIMVVGAFVLMFIAFNKVGWYQGLLEQYEKAVPALIVPNTTCHLSRPDAFHIFRDPVSGDLPWPGLLFGLTVLATWVWCTDQVIVQRSLSAKNLSHAKGGSVLGGYLKILPMFFIVMPGMISRALYPDEVGCVDPDECFKICGATVGCSNIAYPKLVVELMPVGMRGLMIAVMMAALMSSLTSIFNSSSTLFTMDIWLRMRRQASEKELMVVGRVFILFLVVLSILWIPVIQSANSGQLFDYIQSITSYLAPPITAVFLMAIFWGRINEQGAFWGLMVGLVIGLVRMVMEFAYGTPSCGEKDLRPPMLKDVHYLYFALILLLLTALVITAVSLCTSPIPEQHLIRLTWWTRHSKKERVDLEDPWAASPSSAHSPPASDPEVKMERSGWWRRVGMWLCGLSEAPKPELSREEQLAMEKKLTSIEEEPIWRNVCNINAIILLAANVFLWGYFA, from the exons ATGCCTGAATATCTCAGGAAGAGGTTTGGAGGCCAGCGCATTCGGATCTACATGAGtgttctgtctctcattctctacATATTCACCAAGATATCA ACAGACATTTTCTCTGGAGCGTTGTTCATTCAGGTGTCACTGGGATGGGACCTATACCTCTCCACTGTAGTGCTGCTTGCAGTCACAGCACTCTATACTATTGCtg GTGGATTGACAGCTGTGATTTACACTGATGCTCTGCAGACTGTCATCATGGTAGTTGGAGCATTTGTTCTCATGTTCATAG CATTTAATAAAGTGGGCTGGTACCAGGGCTTGCTGGAGCAGTATGAGAAAGCTGTACCTGCTCTCATTGTTCCTAACACTACGTGTCACCTCTCTCGCCCTGACGCCTTCCACATCTTCCGCGACCCGGTCAGTGGTGATCTGCCGTGGCCTGGCCTGCTCTTTGGGCTCACCGTGCTGGCTACATGGGTGTGGTGCACTGACCAG GTGATAGTACAGAGGTCCCTCTCTGCTAAAAACCTGTCACATGCTAAAGGAGGCTCAGTGCTGGGTGGCTACCTGAAGATCCTCCCCATGTTCTTCATCGTCATGCCAGGAATGATCAGCAGAGCACTCTACCCAG ATGAAGTGGGATGTGTGGATCCTGATGAGTGCTTTAAGATATGTGGAGCTACTGTGGGATGTTCTAACATTGCCTATCCTAAACTGGTGGTGGAGTTAATGCCAGTAG GTATGCGAGGCCTGATGATTGCAGTGATGATGGCTGCTCTCATGTCCTCCCTCACTTCTATATTTAACAGCAGTAGCACCCTCTTCACTATGGACATTTGGCTGCGTATGAGACGGCAGGCATCTGAGAAGGAGCTCATGGTCGTGGGCAG ggtatttattttattcttggtGGTCCTGAGCATCTTATGGATTCCagttattcaatcagccaaCAGTGGACAGCTGTTCGACTACATTCAGTCCATAACCAGTTACTTGGCCCCTCCGATCACTGCCGTCTTCCTGATGGCCATCTTCTGGGGTCGCATAAACGAACAA GGAGCGTTCTGGGGGCTGATGGTAGGTTTGGTGATTGGTCTTGTACGCATGGTAATGGAGTTTGCCTATGGTACTCCTTCCTGTGGAGAGAAGGACCTGAGACCTCCCATGCTGAAAGATGTGCACTACCTGTACTTTGCTCTTATACTGCTCCTACTGACAGCACTAGTCATTACAGCAGTCAGCCTCTGCACTTCTCCTATTCCAGAGCAACAT CTTATCCGTCTAACCTGGTGGACAAGACATAGCAAGAAGGAGCGTGTAGATCTGGAGGACCCGTGGGCTGCCTCACCCTCATCAGCACACTCTCCCCCTGCTTCTGACCCGGAGGTGAAGATGGAAAGGTCTGGGTGGTGGAGACGAGTGGGAATGTGGCTGTGTGGACTGTCTGAAGCTCCCAAACCAGAGCTAAGCAGAGAGGAACAGCTGGCTATGGAGAAAAAGCTGACTAGCATTGAAGAGGAACCCATCTGGAGAAATGTTTGCAATATCAATGCCATCATTCTACTCGCTGCCAATGTATTTCTTTGGGGCTACTTTGCTTAA
- the slc5a9 gene encoding sodium/glucose cotransporter 4 isoform X1, whose translation MTSAPELVTGTAEPGQNGKFTLEIADIVVVVVYFIFVLAVGIWSSVRANKGTIGGYFLAGRSMTWWPIGASLMSSNVGSGLFIGLAGTGAAGGIAVGGFEWNAAWVLIALGWFFVPVYISAGVVTMPEYLRKRFGGQRIRIYMSVLSLILYIFTKISTDIFSGALFIQVSLGWDLYLSTVVLLAVTALYTIAGGLTAVIYTDALQTVIMVVGAFVLMFIAFNKVGWYQGLLEQYEKAVPALIVPNTTCHLSRPDAFHIFRDPVSGDLPWPGLLFGLTVLATWVWCTDQVIVQRSLSAKNLSHAKGGSVLGGYLKILPMFFIVMPGMISRALYPDEVGCVDPDECFKICGATVGCSNIAYPKLVVELMPVGMRGLMIAVMMAALMSSLTSIFNSSSTLFTMDIWLRMRRQASEKELMVVGRVFILFLVVLSILWIPVIQSANSGQLFDYIQSITSYLAPPITAVFLMAIFWGRINEQGAFWGLMVGLVIGLVRMVMEFAYGTPSCGEKDLRPPMLKDVHYLYFALILLLLTALVITAVSLCTSPIPEQHLIRLTWWTRHSKKERVDLEDPWAASPSSAHSPPASDPEVKMERSGWWRRVGMWLCGLSEAPKPELSREEQLAMEKKLTSIEEEPIWRNVCNINAIILLAANVFLWGYFA comes from the exons atgacatctgCACCTGAGCTGGTGACAGGCACAGCCGAGCCGGGACAGAATGGGAAGTTTACGCTGGAGATCGCTGATATTGTGGTTGTGGTGGTCTACTTTATATTTGTGCTAGCAGTGGGAATATGG tCATCTGTCAGAGCCAACAAGGGAACCATTGGAGGATACTTCTTAGCAGGAAGATCCATGACATGGTGGCCA ATTGGAGCTTCTTTGATGTCCAGTAATGTTGGCAGTGGCTTGTTCATTGGATTAGCAGGCACTGGGGCAGCAGGGGGAATCGCTGTGGGGGGATTTGAGTGGAAT GCAGCATGGGTCCTCATTGCTTTGGGCTGGTTCTTTGTGCCTGTGTACATTTCCGCTGGAGTCGTCACCATGCCTGAATATCTCAGGAAGAGGTTTGGAGGCCAGCGCATTCGGATCTACATGAGtgttctgtctctcattctctacATATTCACCAAGATATCA ACAGACATTTTCTCTGGAGCGTTGTTCATTCAGGTGTCACTGGGATGGGACCTATACCTCTCCACTGTAGTGCTGCTTGCAGTCACAGCACTCTATACTATTGCtg GTGGATTGACAGCTGTGATTTACACTGATGCTCTGCAGACTGTCATCATGGTAGTTGGAGCATTTGTTCTCATGTTCATAG CATTTAATAAAGTGGGCTGGTACCAGGGCTTGCTGGAGCAGTATGAGAAAGCTGTACCTGCTCTCATTGTTCCTAACACTACGTGTCACCTCTCTCGCCCTGACGCCTTCCACATCTTCCGCGACCCGGTCAGTGGTGATCTGCCGTGGCCTGGCCTGCTCTTTGGGCTCACCGTGCTGGCTACATGGGTGTGGTGCACTGACCAG GTGATAGTACAGAGGTCCCTCTCTGCTAAAAACCTGTCACATGCTAAAGGAGGCTCAGTGCTGGGTGGCTACCTGAAGATCCTCCCCATGTTCTTCATCGTCATGCCAGGAATGATCAGCAGAGCACTCTACCCAG ATGAAGTGGGATGTGTGGATCCTGATGAGTGCTTTAAGATATGTGGAGCTACTGTGGGATGTTCTAACATTGCCTATCCTAAACTGGTGGTGGAGTTAATGCCAGTAG GTATGCGAGGCCTGATGATTGCAGTGATGATGGCTGCTCTCATGTCCTCCCTCACTTCTATATTTAACAGCAGTAGCACCCTCTTCACTATGGACATTTGGCTGCGTATGAGACGGCAGGCATCTGAGAAGGAGCTCATGGTCGTGGGCAG ggtatttattttattcttggtGGTCCTGAGCATCTTATGGATTCCagttattcaatcagccaaCAGTGGACAGCTGTTCGACTACATTCAGTCCATAACCAGTTACTTGGCCCCTCCGATCACTGCCGTCTTCCTGATGGCCATCTTCTGGGGTCGCATAAACGAACAA GGAGCGTTCTGGGGGCTGATGGTAGGTTTGGTGATTGGTCTTGTACGCATGGTAATGGAGTTTGCCTATGGTACTCCTTCCTGTGGAGAGAAGGACCTGAGACCTCCCATGCTGAAAGATGTGCACTACCTGTACTTTGCTCTTATACTGCTCCTACTGACAGCACTAGTCATTACAGCAGTCAGCCTCTGCACTTCTCCTATTCCAGAGCAACAT CTTATCCGTCTAACCTGGTGGACAAGACATAGCAAGAAGGAGCGTGTAGATCTGGAGGACCCGTGGGCTGCCTCACCCTCATCAGCACACTCTCCCCCTGCTTCTGACCCGGAGGTGAAGATGGAAAGGTCTGGGTGGTGGAGACGAGTGGGAATGTGGCTGTGTGGACTGTCTGAAGCTCCCAAACCAGAGCTAAGCAGAGAGGAACAGCTGGCTATGGAGAAAAAGCTGACTAGCATTGAAGAGGAACCCATCTGGAGAAATGTTTGCAATATCAATGCCATCATTCTACTCGCTGCCAATGTATTTCTTTGGGGCTACTTTGCTTAA